A region of Candidatus Binatia bacterium DNA encodes the following proteins:
- the yajC gene encoding preprotein translocase subunit YajC: MNDGGALGPNSPLLQLAPFAMILIVFYFLLVRPQQKKARETQQMLDNLKVNDEVVTTGGLYGKIVRLADRNIVLEIAPKVQVRMERTSVSRVVPKSEKGSEEKSA, encoded by the coding sequence ATGAACGACGGAGGCGCGCTCGGACCGAACAGCCCGCTGCTGCAGCTGGCGCCGTTCGCGATGATCCTGATCGTGTTCTACTTCCTGCTGGTTCGCCCGCAGCAGAAGAAGGCACGAGAGACCCAGCAGATGCTGGACAACCTGAAGGTCAACGACGAGGTGGTGACGACGGGCGGTCTGTACGGCAAGATCGTCCGCCTTGCGGATCGGAACATCGTGCTCGAGATCGCGCCCAAGGTTCAGGTACGGATGGAGCGCACGTCGGTGAGCCGGGTGGTTCCCAAGTCGGAGAAAGGCAGCGAGGAGAAGTCGGCATGA
- the tgt gene encoding tRNA guanosine(34) transglycosylase Tgt has translation MSRNAADGAATSAPAPQLGFEVLRRDGTTAARRGRLYTAHGTVETPAFMPVGTLGAVKAMAPWEVEELGAEMVLGNTYHLALRPGVEVIARHGGLHRFSGWPHAILTDSGGFQIFSLNALCRIEEEGVEFKSHIDGSRHFFRPEDVIAIQEALGVDVAMVLDECVAADAGPDAVARAVGRTTRWARRARDARRRDDQQVFAIVQGGMDYAQRERSAAELCALGFDGYAVGGLSVGEERGLTHDVARHTVRLLPEDRPRYLMGVGTPEELVRFVAMGFDLFDCVLPTRNARNGMAFTSQGKLAIRNAEHRDDTRPLDPACECIACRRFSRSFIRHLFVSNEILAARLLTTHNLHFYLDRMARLRRAIERGELRAEAAALGVDLDAPVGDAAQRREEEREK, from the coding sequence ATGTCCCGCAACGCCGCAGACGGCGCCGCGACGAGCGCCCCGGCGCCGCAGCTCGGCTTCGAGGTGCTGCGTCGCGACGGCACGACCGCCGCGCGTCGCGGCCGGCTGTACACGGCGCACGGGACCGTCGAGACGCCGGCCTTCATGCCCGTCGGCACGCTCGGCGCGGTGAAGGCGATGGCGCCGTGGGAGGTCGAGGAACTCGGCGCCGAGATGGTCCTCGGCAATACGTACCACCTCGCGCTGCGGCCGGGCGTGGAGGTGATCGCGCGGCACGGCGGCCTGCACCGCTTCTCCGGCTGGCCGCACGCCATCCTCACCGACAGCGGCGGCTTCCAGATCTTCAGCCTGAACGCGCTGTGCCGGATCGAGGAGGAGGGCGTCGAGTTCAAGAGCCACATCGACGGCAGCCGGCACTTCTTCCGTCCCGAGGACGTGATCGCGATCCAGGAAGCGCTCGGCGTCGACGTCGCGATGGTGCTCGACGAGTGCGTCGCCGCGGACGCCGGACCCGACGCGGTCGCGCGCGCCGTCGGCCGCACGACGCGCTGGGCGCGCCGCGCCCGCGACGCGCGCCGACGCGACGACCAGCAGGTCTTCGCGATCGTGCAGGGCGGCATGGATTACGCGCAGCGCGAGCGCAGCGCGGCAGAGCTGTGCGCGCTCGGCTTCGACGGCTACGCGGTCGGCGGCCTGTCGGTCGGCGAGGAGCGCGGGCTCACGCACGACGTCGCTCGTCACACGGTGCGGCTCCTGCCCGAGGATCGCCCGCGCTACCTGATGGGCGTCGGCACGCCGGAGGAGCTGGTCCGCTTCGTCGCGATGGGCTTCGACCTGTTCGACTGCGTCCTGCCGACGCGCAACGCGCGCAACGGCATGGCGTTCACCTCGCAGGGCAAGCTCGCGATCCGCAACGCCGAGCACCGTGACGACACGCGGCCGCTCGATCCCGCGTGCGAGTGCATCGCGTGCCGCCGCTTCTCGCGCTCGTTCATCCGACACCTGTTCGTATCGAACGAGATCCTCGCGGCACGCCTGCTGACCACCCACAACCTGCATTTCTACCTCGATCGGATGGCGCGTCTGCGTCGCGCGATCGAGCGAGGCGAGCTGCGCGCGGAGGCGGCGGCGTTAGGGGTTGACCTCGACGCGCCGGTCGGCGACGCGGCTCAGCGTCGAGAAGAGGAACGAGAGAAATGA
- a CDS encoding nodulation protein NfeD, whose protein sequence is MRRGRRGVGARVAGLGRAVALALSVAATLVALGAALVVDTAVTAAVAAAAPTRTPVPSPTTATSSPAPAASAAAEVTPAPGAHVNQLTIDGTINPAVAEYVRDAIERSQEDGAAALLLVIDTPGGLLASTRTIVKEILGAPLPTLAYVAPSGAGAGSAGVFIVMSADVAAMAPGTNIGASTPVQGSGKEIEGAMGEKVKSFVASFAKAIATRRGRNVEWAERAVREAVSATDEEALSLHVIDFVATDVRDLLRKASGREITVGDTKRTLELADARVVPLEMRFKHRVLNLLADPNIAYLLFLAGLLGLYLELSSPGTLVPGIAGAICLLVALGAFQVLPIDTTGVALLLLGIALLVAELFLPSFGVVGAGGVIAFVLGSMLLFDPEEGVVVDRRVIGAIAGFFAIAMLLVATLVVRSQRRPPATGREALLGEIGEARSALAPRGTVMVQGEIWQAVASVPLERGARVRVTGVDGLTLRVEPVGAPAARKEGSEE, encoded by the coding sequence TTGAGGCGCGGACGCCGCGGTGTCGGCGCTCGTGTCGCGGGCCTCGGGCGCGCTGTCGCGCTGGCGCTGAGCGTCGCGGCGACCCTCGTCGCGCTCGGCGCAGCACTGGTCGTCGACACGGCCGTCACCGCCGCGGTGGCCGCCGCGGCTCCGACGCGGACGCCGGTCCCGAGTCCGACGACGGCGACCTCCTCGCCGGCGCCGGCGGCGAGCGCCGCGGCCGAGGTTACTCCCGCGCCCGGCGCGCACGTCAATCAGCTGACCATCGACGGCACGATCAACCCCGCCGTCGCCGAGTACGTCCGCGACGCCATCGAGCGCTCGCAGGAGGACGGCGCCGCGGCGCTGCTGCTCGTGATCGACACGCCGGGCGGGCTCCTCGCCTCGACGCGAACCATCGTCAAGGAGATCCTCGGCGCGCCGCTGCCGACGCTCGCCTACGTCGCGCCGAGCGGCGCCGGCGCCGGCTCGGCGGGCGTCTTCATCGTCATGTCGGCCGACGTCGCGGCGATGGCGCCGGGGACCAACATCGGCGCGAGCACGCCGGTGCAGGGCAGCGGCAAGGAGATCGAGGGCGCGATGGGCGAGAAGGTGAAGAGCTTCGTCGCCTCGTTCGCGAAGGCGATCGCCACGCGCCGTGGTCGCAACGTCGAGTGGGCCGAGCGCGCGGTGCGCGAGGCGGTCTCCGCGACCGACGAGGAGGCGCTGTCGCTGCACGTGATCGACTTCGTCGCGACCGACGTCCGCGATCTGCTGCGCAAGGCGAGCGGGCGGGAGATCACCGTCGGCGACACCAAGCGCACGCTCGAGCTCGCCGACGCGCGCGTGGTGCCGCTCGAGATGCGCTTCAAGCACCGCGTGCTCAATCTGCTCGCGGATCCGAACATCGCCTACCTGCTTTTCCTCGCTGGTCTGCTCGGTCTCTACCTCGAGCTGTCGAGCCCCGGGACGCTCGTTCCCGGCATCGCGGGCGCGATCTGCCTGCTCGTCGCCCTCGGCGCCTTCCAGGTGCTGCCGATCGACACGACTGGCGTCGCCTTGCTGCTGCTCGGGATCGCGCTGCTCGTCGCGGAGCTCTTCCTGCCGAGCTTCGGCGTCGTCGGCGCGGGCGGGGTGATCGCCTTCGTGCTCGGCTCGATGCTGCTCTTCGATCCGGAAGAGGGCGTGGTGGTCGACCGTCGCGTGATCGGCGCCATCGCGGGCTTCTTCGCGATCGCCATGCTGCTGGTCGCGACGCTCGTCGTGCGCTCGCAGCGCCGTCCGCCGGCGACCGGACGCGAGGCGCTGCTCGGCGAGATCGGCGAGGCGCGCTCGGCGCTCGCGCCGCGTGGTACGGTGATGGTGCAGGGAGAGATCTGGCAAGCCGTCGCGAGCGTCCCGCTCGAGCGCGGTGCGCGCGTCCGGGTCACCGGCGTGGACGGCTTGACGCTTCGGGTCGAGCCCGTCGGCGCGCCGGCTGCGCGCAAGGAGGGGAGCGAGGAATGA
- a CDS encoding DegQ family serine endoprotease translates to MRFASMRAILTTACTIALALLAGNATAAGGGFAGLPDFTEVAKRVSPSVVNLSVTANVGPAALPHDEFFERFFGGQLPRTTRSLGSGFILTSDGYIATNAHVVDRASKITVRLANKEEYPARVVGVDPKTDVALIKINPREPLQPVELGDSSSLEVGEWVMAIGSPFGLEQTVTVGVVSAKERVLGAGPYDDFIQTDAAINPGNSGGPLVDSSGRVVGINTAISSRSGGNDGIGFAIPIGLAKNILDQLRTTGRVRRGWLGVGIQDVTPDLAASFDLDEAHGALVASIAPGGPAERAGMRRGDVIVEYDGRPIKDSHELPALVAETPVGRSARVVVIRDGRRRVLEVDVAELPEEPERRLSAVDDTDAGADAKFGFAAADITPQLARRRGLARNSGVVVTAVDPYGPAAEAGLRPGDIVREVNRRPVRSTRELQDALRQSDRDALLLVQRGDATMFQLLKRS, encoded by the coding sequence ATGAGATTCGCTTCGATGCGCGCAATCCTGACGACCGCTTGCACGATCGCGCTGGCCCTCCTGGCCGGCAACGCCACGGCCGCCGGCGGCGGGTTCGCCGGCCTGCCGGACTTCACCGAGGTCGCGAAGCGCGTGAGCCCCTCGGTGGTCAACCTGTCGGTCACGGCAAACGTTGGCCCGGCGGCGCTGCCGCACGACGAGTTCTTCGAGCGCTTCTTCGGCGGCCAGCTGCCGCGCACGACACGCAGCCTCGGCTCGGGCTTCATCCTGACGTCCGACGGCTACATCGCGACCAACGCGCACGTCGTCGACCGCGCGAGCAAGATCACGGTGCGCCTCGCGAACAAGGAGGAGTATCCGGCGAGGGTCGTGGGCGTCGATCCGAAGACCGACGTCGCGTTGATCAAGATCAACCCGCGCGAGCCGCTGCAGCCGGTCGAGCTCGGCGACTCGAGCTCGCTCGAGGTCGGCGAGTGGGTGATGGCGATCGGCAGCCCGTTCGGCCTCGAGCAGACGGTGACGGTCGGGGTGGTCAGCGCCAAGGAGCGCGTCCTCGGCGCCGGTCCCTACGACGACTTCATCCAGACCGACGCCGCCATCAACCCCGGTAACTCCGGCGGTCCATTGGTCGACAGCTCGGGCCGCGTCGTCGGCATCAACACGGCGATCTCGAGCCGCTCGGGCGGCAACGACGGCATCGGCTTCGCGATCCCGATCGGGCTCGCAAAGAACATCCTCGATCAGCTGCGCACGACGGGCCGCGTCCGGCGCGGCTGGCTCGGCGTCGGCATCCAGGACGTCACGCCGGACCTCGCGGCGTCGTTCGACCTCGACGAGGCGCACGGCGCGCTGGTCGCGAGCATCGCACCCGGCGGTCCCGCCGAGCGCGCCGGCATGCGCCGCGGCGACGTGATCGTCGAGTACGACGGGCGACCCATCAAGGACAGCCACGAGCTGCCCGCGCTGGTCGCAGAGACGCCGGTGGGACGCTCCGCGCGCGTCGTCGTGATCCGTGACGGTCGGCGGCGCGTGCTCGAGGTGGACGTCGCGGAGCTCCCCGAGGAGCCGGAGCGACGGCTCTCCGCCGTCGACGACACCGACGCGGGCGCGGACGCGAAGTTCGGCTTCGCGGCCGCCGACATCACGCCGCAGCTCGCGCGCCGGCGCGGGCTCGCGCGCAACAGCGGCGTCGTCGTGACGGCGGTCGATCCGTACGGCCCCGCGGCCGAGGCGGGTCTGCGCCCCGGCGACATCGTGCGCGAGGTGAATCGTCGTCCGGTGCGCTCGACGCGCGAGCTGCAGGATGCGCTTCGCCAGAGCGATCGCGACGCGCTGCTGCTCGTCCAGCGCGGCGACGCGACGATGTTCCAGTTGTTGAAGCGAAGCTGA
- a CDS encoding slipin family protein: protein MIQPLSILVVLLAVLVLSAVKIVQEYERGVVFRLGRAVGVRGPGLVFIIPFIETMRRVDLRTVTMDIPPQDVITRDNVSVKVSAVLYFRVVDPMNAVIAIENYVYASNMIAQTTLRSVCGQGDLDDLLAEREKINEQIQRIVDEQTEPWGVKVTAVEIKDIDLPQEMRRAIARQAEAERERRSKVIAAEGEYQAAQRLADAAGVLATHPMGLTLRYLQTVVEVSSDRNTTTIFPIPLELLRAFADPKSS from the coding sequence ATGATCCAGCCCTTGTCCATCTTGGTGGTGCTGCTCGCGGTGCTGGTGCTCAGCGCCGTGAAGATCGTTCAGGAGTACGAGCGCGGCGTCGTGTTCCGCCTCGGACGAGCCGTCGGCGTCCGTGGCCCCGGCCTCGTGTTCATCATCCCGTTCATCGAGACCATGCGCCGGGTCGACCTGCGTACGGTGACGATGGACATCCCGCCGCAGGACGTCATCACGCGTGACAACGTCTCGGTGAAGGTGAGCGCGGTGCTGTACTTCCGCGTCGTCGATCCGATGAACGCCGTCATCGCGATCGAGAACTACGTCTACGCGTCGAACATGATCGCGCAGACGACGCTGCGCAGCGTCTGCGGTCAGGGCGACCTCGACGACCTGCTCGCGGAGCGCGAGAAGATCAACGAGCAGATCCAGCGCATCGTCGACGAGCAGACGGAGCCCTGGGGCGTCAAGGTGACGGCGGTCGAGATCAAGGACATCGATCTGCCGCAGGAGATGCGGAGGGCGATCGCGCGTCAGGCCGAGGCCGAGCGCGAGCGACGCTCGAAGGTGATCGCGGCGGAGGGCGAGTACCAGGCCGCGCAGCGTCTCGCGGACGCGGCGGGCGTGCTCGCGACGCACCCGATGGGGCTCACCCTGCGCTACCTGCAAACGGTGGTCGAGGTGTCGAGCGACCGCAACACGACCACGATCTTCCCGATCCCGCTCGAATTGCTGCGTGCCTTCGCCGATCCAAAGTCCAGCTGA
- a CDS encoding helix-turn-helix domain-containing protein: MIERDDILLNSRDVAKLLDMSPDTVNEYARKQILPAFKTGRQWRFRKQDITSFKRQLRGATAA; the protein is encoded by the coding sequence ATGATTGAGAGAGACGACATTTTGCTCAACAGCCGTGACGTCGCGAAACTGCTCGACATGAGTCCGGACACCGTCAACGAGTACGCGCGCAAGCAGATCCTGCCCGCCTTCAAGACCGGTCGCCAGTGGCGCTTCCGTAAGCAGGACATCACGTCCTTCAAGCGGCAGCTGCGGGGTGCGACGGCGGCCTGA
- the secD gene encoding protein translocase subunit SecD, which produces MNPSNVIYRIIGLAVLTIGALVYLSPLVLPSDVPLPSFLPREPLHLGLDLRGGTHLLFSVDVDKAVANSVGRTAEELRRELKEQRIATGEITQQGIELTVPLSSSDQRAAFEELIKNRFPNLTLQVASSGEQVTFKLAPSPREQEQIRRFAIDQSLETIRNRVDQFGVAEPSIQRQGDHDIVVQLPGVQDPQRAKDLIGRTAVLEFRLVSESGGAGTEKVPAAEPVAGAPREYILEKKVLMTGSAVADARVRPGTQLEGPYVELVLSDRGAREFEAITGENVGRNLAIVLDGKVFSAPVIREKIAGGRASITGNFDIKEARDLAIVLRAGALPAPITIIEERTVGPSLGRDSIRQGIVSLLVGGALVVLFMAWYYRGAGVLADFALALNVLFMLAILAAFNATLTLPGIAGIVLTMGMAVDANVLINERIREELRAGKTPRAALEAGYDRAWDAIRDSNITTLISGIILFQFGTGPVRGFAVTLCIGILTTVFTAVFVTRIYYDWKLSRRRLVAVSV; this is translated from the coding sequence ATGAACCCGAGCAACGTCATCTACCGCATCATCGGGCTCGCCGTCCTGACGATCGGGGCGCTGGTCTACCTGTCGCCACTGGTGCTGCCGTCGGACGTGCCGCTGCCGAGCTTCCTTCCGCGCGAGCCGCTCCACCTCGGCCTCGACCTGCGCGGCGGCACGCACCTCCTGTTCTCGGTCGACGTCGACAAGGCGGTCGCGAACAGCGTCGGACGCACCGCCGAGGAGCTGCGCCGCGAGCTCAAGGAGCAGAGGATCGCGACCGGCGAGATCACGCAGCAGGGGATCGAGCTCACCGTGCCGCTCTCGTCGTCGGATCAGCGTGCGGCGTTCGAGGAGCTGATCAAGAACCGCTTTCCGAATCTGACGCTGCAGGTCGCGAGCAGCGGGGAGCAGGTGACGTTCAAGCTCGCGCCGAGCCCGCGCGAGCAGGAGCAGATCCGCCGCTTCGCGATCGACCAGTCGCTCGAGACGATCCGCAACCGCGTCGACCAGTTCGGCGTCGCCGAGCCGAGCATCCAGCGTCAGGGCGATCACGACATCGTCGTCCAGCTGCCGGGCGTGCAGGATCCGCAGCGCGCGAAGGACCTGATCGGGCGCACCGCGGTCCTCGAGTTCCGTCTCGTCTCGGAGAGCGGCGGCGCCGGCACGGAGAAGGTGCCCGCCGCGGAGCCGGTCGCGGGCGCGCCGCGCGAGTACATCCTCGAGAAGAAGGTTCTCATGACGGGCTCGGCGGTGGCCGACGCGCGCGTGCGTCCCGGCACGCAGCTCGAAGGGCCGTACGTCGAGCTGGTGCTGTCGGATCGCGGCGCCCGCGAGTTCGAGGCGATCACCGGCGAGAACGTCGGGCGCAACCTCGCGATCGTCCTCGACGGCAAGGTGTTCTCGGCGCCGGTGATCCGCGAGAAGATCGCCGGCGGCCGCGCATCGATCACCGGCAACTTCGACATCAAGGAGGCGCGCGACCTCGCGATCGTGCTGCGCGCGGGCGCCCTGCCGGCGCCGATCACGATCATCGAGGAGCGCACCGTCGGTCCGTCGCTCGGCCGCGACTCGATCCGTCAGGGCATCGTGTCGCTGCTCGTCGGCGGCGCGCTGGTCGTGCTGTTCATGGCCTGGTACTACCGCGGCGCCGGCGTGCTCGCGGACTTCGCGCTCGCGCTGAACGTGCTGTTCATGCTCGCGATCCTCGCGGCGTTCAACGCGACCCTGACGCTGCCCGGCATCGCGGGCATCGTGCTCACGATGGGCATGGCGGTCGACGCCAACGTGCTCATCAACGAGCGCATCCGCGAGGAGCTCCGCGCCGGGAAGACGCCACGGGCCGCGCTCGAGGCGGGATACGACCGCGCTTGGGACGCGATCCGCGACTCGAACATCACGACGCTGATCTCGGGCATCATCCTCTTCCAGTTCGGCACGGGACCGGTGCGCGGCTTCGCCGTGACGCTGTGCATCGGCATCCTGACGACGGTGTTCACGGCGGTGTTCGTGACCCGGATCTACTACGACTGGAAGCTGTCGCGGCGCCGGCTGGTGGCGGTCAGCGTCTGA
- a CDS encoding uracil-DNA glycosylase — MRREIRKLAWELAAHGELLALGGARSIPVGLELPRAATPATAPSDANGDAPIDESSDAAMDAAMDQEAAPQAEAADASSHDLAARVAAASDLDALRGVIGDCTRCRLAGGRTHLVFGVGNPKARLMFVGEGPGRDEDLQGEPFVGRAGALLTDIIEKGMRLKRSDVYICNVVKCRPPNNRNPEPDEVEACSPFLLRQVDLVAPEVIVALGKFAAQTLLRTTTPIMRLRGVWHEYRGIPLMPTLHPAYLLRNPGDKKLVWQDIKQVMARLGLDV, encoded by the coding sequence GTGCGACGCGAGATTCGCAAGCTGGCATGGGAGCTCGCGGCGCATGGCGAGCTCCTCGCGCTGGGCGGTGCGCGCTCGATCCCGGTCGGGCTCGAGCTGCCGCGCGCCGCGACGCCGGCGACGGCGCCGAGCGACGCGAACGGCGACGCGCCCATTGACGAATCCAGCGATGCTGCCATGGACGCGGCGATGGATCAGGAAGCAGCTCCGCAAGCGGAGGCGGCCGACGCCTCATCGCACGATCTCGCCGCGCGGGTCGCGGCGGCGTCCGACCTCGACGCGCTCCGCGGCGTGATCGGCGACTGCACGCGCTGCCGTCTCGCCGGCGGACGCACGCACCTCGTGTTCGGCGTCGGCAACCCGAAGGCGCGGCTGATGTTCGTCGGCGAGGGCCCGGGACGCGACGAGGACCTCCAGGGCGAGCCGTTCGTCGGCCGCGCGGGAGCCCTGCTCACCGACATCATCGAGAAGGGCATGCGGCTCAAGCGCTCCGACGTCTACATCTGCAACGTCGTCAAGTGCCGGCCGCCGAACAACCGCAACCCCGAGCCCGACGAGGTCGAGGCGTGCTCGCCGTTCCTGCTGCGTCAGGTCGACCTGGTCGCGCCGGAGGTGATCGTCGCGCTCGGCAAGTTCGCGGCGCAGACGCTGCTGCGCACGACGACGCCGATCATGCGGCTGCGCGGCGTCTGGCACGAGTACCGCGGCATCCCGCTCATGCCGACGCTGCACCCGGCGTACCTGCTGCGCAATCCGGGTGACAAGAAGCTCGTATGGCAGGACATCAAGCAGGTGATGGCGCGCCTCGGGCTCGACGTTTGA
- the queA gene encoding tRNA preQ1(34) S-adenosylmethionine ribosyltransferase-isomerase QueA — protein MQSPADASDVETSAPAAGFDYELPRELIAQHPAPSREQARLMVVERGGDAPPVHSSVAELPRWLRAGDVLVVNRSRVVPARLRARRAGGGAAEVLLVAPLQDARWKALVRPARRLRPGQRLTLVRPQHAPEAGAFEPQEVTIVRLADGYAEVELPAGVDPLQLLERFGEPPLPPYIRRPDGALAEDWGRYQTVFAAEPGSIAAPTAGLHLTEKSLAELRELGVEIAEVVLHVGPATFLAGRPGRTPLAVEPERYVIPPETRELVREARGRRRVVAVGTTTTRALESAARAGWPEGEQWTSLVITPGARFEVVDALLTNFHLPGSSLLALVAAFGGVETMRRAYEAAVAARYRFYSYGDAMLIA, from the coding sequence ATCCAAAGTCCAGCTGACGCCTCGGACGTCGAGACGTCCGCGCCCGCGGCGGGCTTCGACTACGAGCTGCCGCGCGAGCTGATCGCGCAGCATCCGGCGCCATCCCGCGAGCAGGCGCGTCTCATGGTGGTCGAGCGCGGCGGCGACGCACCGCCGGTGCACTCGTCGGTCGCCGAGCTGCCGCGGTGGCTGCGCGCCGGGGACGTCCTGGTCGTCAATCGCAGCCGCGTCGTGCCGGCGCGGCTGCGCGCGCGTCGTGCGGGCGGCGGTGCCGCGGAGGTGCTGCTCGTCGCGCCGCTGCAGGACGCGCGCTGGAAGGCGCTCGTTCGTCCGGCGCGTCGGCTGCGTCCGGGGCAGCGCTTGACGCTCGTGCGGCCGCAGCACGCGCCCGAGGCCGGCGCCTTCGAGCCGCAGGAGGTCACGATCGTCCGCCTCGCCGACGGCTACGCCGAGGTCGAGCTGCCGGCGGGCGTCGATCCGCTGCAGCTCCTCGAGCGCTTCGGCGAGCCGCCGCTGCCGCCGTACATCCGGCGTCCCGACGGCGCGCTCGCGGAGGACTGGGGTCGCTACCAGACGGTGTTCGCCGCGGAGCCCGGCTCGATCGCGGCGCCGACGGCGGGCCTTCATCTCACGGAGAAGAGCCTCGCCGAGCTGCGCGAGCTCGGCGTCGAGATCGCCGAGGTCGTGCTGCACGTCGGGCCGGCGACGTTCCTCGCCGGACGCCCGGGACGCACGCCGCTCGCCGTCGAGCCGGAGCGCTACGTGATTCCTCCCGAGACCCGCGAGCTCGTGCGGGAGGCGAGGGGGCGGCGCCGCGTGGTCGCCGTCGGCACGACGACGACGCGCGCCCTCGAGTCGGCGGCGCGCGCGGGCTGGCCGGAGGGCGAGCAGTGGACCTCGCTCGTGATCACGCCCGGCGCGCGCTTCGAGGTGGTCGACGCGCTGCTGACCAACTTCCACCTGCCGGGCTCGTCGCTGCTCGCGCTGGTGGCGGCGTTCGGCGGCGTCGAGACCATGCGGCGGGCGTACGAGGCGGCGGTCGCCGCCCGCTACCGCTTCTACAGCTACGGCGACGCCATGCTGATCGCGTGA
- a CDS encoding class I SAM-dependent methyltransferase: protein MAAPVALPHESKIYSEFARYYDKIFERVFYPRIERVIRELGIERGAEVLEVGVGTGLALPAYPRHCHVTGIDLAPDMLERARRKINREGWTHIDLAVGDAQNLEFADDSFDYVTSFHVVSVVPDAQRMMREMVRVCRPGGTIVIINHFRSERPVIASVVDRLDPITRKLGWRTTLRLTELLENVSVELIRRYKTSPRSLFTVMIARKPGERRARAAS, encoded by the coding sequence ATGGCCGCTCCGGTAGCACTTCCACACGAGAGCAAGATCTATTCGGAGTTCGCCCGCTACTACGACAAGATCTTCGAGCGTGTCTTCTACCCGCGGATCGAGCGGGTCATCCGAGAGCTCGGCATCGAGCGCGGTGCGGAGGTGCTCGAGGTCGGGGTCGGAACGGGGCTCGCGCTGCCGGCGTATCCGCGCCACTGCCACGTGACGGGCATCGACCTCGCGCCCGACATGCTCGAGCGGGCCCGTCGCAAGATCAACCGCGAGGGCTGGACCCACATCGACCTCGCCGTCGGCGATGCGCAGAACCTCGAGTTCGCCGACGACAGCTTCGACTACGTGACGTCGTTCCACGTCGTCAGCGTGGTGCCGGACGCGCAGCGCATGATGCGCGAGATGGTGCGCGTCTGCCGCCCCGGCGGAACGATCGTCATCATCAACCACTTCCGCAGCGAGCGGCCGGTGATCGCGTCGGTGGTCGACCGTCTCGATCCGATCACCCGCAAGCTCGGCTGGCGGACCACGCTGCGGCTGACCGAGCTGCTCGAGAACGTCTCGGTGGAGCTGATCCGCCGCTACAAGACGTCGCCCCGCTCGCTGTTCACCGTGATGATCGCGCGCAAGCCGGGTGAGCGGCGCGCGCGCGCCGCGTCCTGA
- a CDS encoding zinc dependent phospholipase C family protein has translation MAAVLFAVAFLLGLPDEAFAWGPVTHLVHGSMVLDRIALLTPALQSLLARHPYEYLYGCIGADIIQAKKFTRSLYTHCHHWRTGWSVLEAARTDPERAFAYGYLSHLASDTFSHNYYLPIRLITSFRAAPMRHVYWEARFDANQEPERWPVLTVVAAHVYPHCDDLVERVVERTLFSFKTNKRIFDSLLALQRLEYWQTVMQRVTGSNRYPLERRDIDRFNRLSADAIVDLLINGKQSGCQAADPTGEENLSRANQIRKRLRALARRGALDVEREHALVQGFIPELEAALEAQAHVQGSAHA, from the coding sequence TTGGCGGCCGTACTGTTCGCCGTAGCGTTCCTGCTCGGCCTGCCGGACGAGGCGTTCGCCTGGGGTCCGGTCACCCACCTGGTGCACGGCTCGATGGTGCTCGACCGCATCGCGCTGCTGACGCCAGCTCTGCAGAGCCTGCTCGCGCGCCATCCGTACGAGTACCTCTACGGCTGCATCGGCGCCGACATCATTCAAGCAAAGAAGTTCACCCGCAGCCTGTACACCCACTGCCACCACTGGCGGACGGGCTGGTCGGTGCTCGAAGCCGCGCGCACCGATCCCGAGCGCGCCTTCGCGTACGGCTACCTCTCGCACCTCGCGAGCGACACCTTCTCGCACAACTACTATCTCCCAATCCGCTTGATCACGAGCTTCCGCGCCGCGCCGATGCGCCACGTCTACTGGGAAGCGCGCTTCGACGCCAACCAGGAGCCCGAGCGCTGGCCGGTGCTGACCGTCGTCGCGGCGCACGTCTACCCGCACTGCGACGACCTCGTCGAGCGCGTCGTCGAGCGCACGCTGTTCTCGTTCAAGACCAACAAGCGGATCTTCGACTCCCTGCTCGCCCTGCAGCGCCTCGAGTACTGGCAGACCGTCATGCAGCGCGTGACCGGCAGCAACCGCTACCCGCTCGAGCGCAGGGACATCGACCGCTTCAACCGCCTGAGCGCCGACGCGATCGTCGACCTGCTGATCAACGGCAAGCAGTCAGGCTGTCAGGCCGCCGATCCGACCGGCGAGGAGAACCTGTCGCGGGCGAACCAGATCCGCAAGCGCCTGCGCGCGCTCGCACGCCGCGGGGCGCTCGACGTCGAGCGCGAGCACGCGCTCGTGCAGGGCTTCATCCCGGAGCTCGAAGCCGCGCTCGAAGCGCAGGCGCACGTCCAGGGCAGCGCGCACGCCTGA